GACAAAGCAGATGTCCTGACTGTCGGGTTTGTTCGCCACCCGCAGACCGTAGCGTTCTGCAAGGGCGCGTGTCGCGTCCTTGGACGGCAGGTGCCCCAGCGGAAAGCGCAGGTAATCCAGCTGCTCGGGGGTGGTGGAGAACAGGAAATAGGACTGGTCGCGGTTCGCGTCCGCCGCGCAATGCAGTTCGGGGCCGTTCGCCCCCACCATCCGCTGGATATAGTGACCCGTTGCCATGCAATCCGCATCCAGATCCTTGGCGGTTTCCAGCAGATCCTTGAACTTGACCCGCTCGTTGCAGCGGATGCAGGGGACGGGCGTCGCACCGCCCAGATAGCTGTCGGCGAATTCGTCGATCACCGCATCCTTGAACACGTTCTCATAGTCCAGCACGTAGTGGGGGAATCCCATATCCTCGGCCACGCGGCGCGCGTCGTGGATGTCGATCCCCGCGCAACATGCGCCCTTCTTGGCCAGCGCCGCACCGTGATCGTAGAGTTGCAGGGTCACGCCGACGACATCATAGCCTTCCTCGGCCAGCATCGCGGCGACCACCGAACTGTCCACGCCACCCGACATCGCCACGACAACGCGGGTATCCTCGGGGGCTTTGGCAAAGCCGAGCGAATTGAGCGGTGCGGTCTGGTCGAGCGCCATGGGACAACTTTCTGATCGTGTGGGTTTGAAAGGGAATATAGGAAAATGCGATGCAGTCACAAGGGCGGGTTTCACCTGTCCTTAAGCGCCTCCACCGATTGTGATCCCAGCAACAGAGTGGTGAGGTTCAATGTATCTCAAGAAAGTCGAAGGACCGCGGGCGGTCACGCTCGCCGATGGCAGCGTCATGACGCAGGCCGATCTGCCCCCGCCGGATACCACGCGCTGGGTCGCCTCGCGCAAGGCCGCGGTGGTGCGCGGCGTGGTCTACGGGCTGATCAGCCAGGACGCCGCCCTCGAGCGCTACAGTTTAAGTGACGATGAATTCATTTCCTGGGTCCGTGCGGTGTCTACGCACGGTGAGGCCGCGCTAAAAACGACACTCGTCCAAAAATATCGACAACTTTAGGTA
Above is a genomic segment from Sulfitobacter sp. HNIBRBA3233 containing:
- the mnmA gene encoding tRNA 2-thiouridine(34) synthase MnmA, which codes for MALDQTAPLNSLGFAKAPEDTRVVVAMSGGVDSSVVAAMLAEEGYDVVGVTLQLYDHGAALAKKGACCAGIDIHDARRVAEDMGFPHYVLDYENVFKDAVIDEFADSYLGGATPVPCIRCNERVKFKDLLETAKDLDADCMATGHYIQRMVGANGPELHCAADANRDQSYFLFSTTPEQLDYLRFPLGHLPSKDATRALAERYGLRVANKPDSQDICFVPDGDYASVIRKLRPEAADPGNIVDTNGTVLAQHDGVINYTIGQRRGLGIGGLSDPLYVVKLDADRKEVVVGPKLMLATRTIPVKEVNWLGDEAFTSRDEWHVAVRVRSTRPPAEAILRPLSATTAEVELLSPEEGVSPGQACVFYDTDSSRIFGGGWIHRG
- the sciP gene encoding CtrA inhibitor SciP, with the protein product MYLKKVEGPRAVTLADGSVMTQADLPPPDTTRWVASRKAAVVRGVVYGLISQDAALERYSLSDDEFISWVRAVSTHGEAALKTTLVQKYRQL